The stretch of DNA ATTCTCCGACTGAGAGCCGGAAACATCTTCCCCATTCGTCAGAGCGCTCGGTGTCGTTTATTATCAGTGAATGCGTCTTACTGGCGGACCCGAGCGCCTGAGACGGCAGTCTGTCGCCCGACCTCCCGTGTTAATTGATACCAAACACCACCTCGTGTTTTCTATCGGTGAACGAAAACGTCCCCGAGTGTGAGTAAAGAAGCACCTCCCGATTCTGACACTACGCGTCGACGGGCAGCACCGTCAGCGCCTCGGGGGGCGCGTCGACGACCGCCGCGTCGTAGCCGTCGACGGAGGCGTCGCCGACGACCCACTCGGCGGCGTCGGGCGCGTCGACGGTCCGGGGCTCGTCGGTGAAGTTCGTCACCCACGTGTAGCCGTCCCGCCGTGCCACACGGACGCCCTCGGGCAGTCGGTTGGTCGTCGCGACGCCGGCGGCGTCGAGGAGGTCGGTCGCCAGGGCGTCCGCGAGGTCGCCCCCGGGCCAGCAGCCACAGGTCGTGACCGAGCCGTCGCCCCGGTCGGCGCGCGCGACGGCGGTGTGGCCGTCGGCGACGGCGGTGGTGTACTCCCCGACCGGCGCGGCGTCGTCGGTGTCGAGCCACCCGGCCCAGGTCCGGTAGCCGTAGCGCTCGTCTCCGTAGCGGAGCTCGGTGGGGGTGGACTCCGGGACCGTCTCGTGTTGTGCCACGCGGAGCCCCGCCAGGTCCGCCAGCGGCCCCGGGGCGAGCGATCCGTGGAGCTTGTTGTGCGGGTCCTTCTCGCCGGTGCGCGCCCCCAGCAGGAGGTGGCCGCCGTCGTCGACGTAGGACTCCAGGTGCGTCGCCAGCTCGTCGTCGGCCAGGTACAGCGTCGGCGCGACGGCGGCCGCGTAGCCGTCGAGGTCGGTGTCGGGGTCGACCACGTCGACCTGCACGCCGCGGGCCCGCAGCGCCGCGTAGTAGGTCCGCAGGTGCGACCAGTAGTGCCAGTCCGGGGAGTGAGGCTGGACCTCGGTCGCCCAGAGACTCTCGTAGTCGTGCAGCAGGGCCACTGGGGCTTCGACCGGCGCGAGGTCGAACAGTTCCTCGGCCGCGCGGCCGGCGTCGCGGTACCCCCTGTCGGGGCTGCCGTCCTGCTTGCGGAGGCCCGCGTGGTACTGCTCCTGGCCCTGCCGGCAGCGCCGCCACCGGAAGTACAGCACCGCGTCCGCGCCGTGGGCGACGGCGTGGTGCGCCCACAGCCGCATCGCGCCCTCGCCCGGCTGGGGGGCCTGGGGCGGCCAGTTCACGTCGCCGGGCTGCTGTTCCAGCACCCAGAACGGGGCCCGCTTGGCCCCGCGGTAGAGGTCGTGGTTCATCCCGACCTCGTCGGGGTCGCCCGCCCGGAGCTCGTCCTGACTGGCCTCGCCGGGTCGCCGGTCCTGGACGAACCCGGTCGGGTACGAGTCCCACCCCAGGAAGTCCAGGTCGTCGGACAGCGAGTAGGCGTCCAAGCTGGCGAAGTCGCCCATAAAGTTGTGCGTGACGGACCAGTCGTCGTTGGCCGCCCGGATCAGGTCCGCGTGCAGGCGGTTGTACTCGACGACGCTGTCGTTCGAGAAGCGGTAGTAGTCCAGCAGCCGCGAGGGGTGGTGTTCGGCGGGGGTCGGCCCGGGCGGGTCGACGGCGGCGAAGGAGTCGTACTGCTGGCTCCAGAACGTCGTCCCCCAGGCCTCGTTCAGCGACGCGACGTCGCCGTACTTGGCTTCGAGCCACTCGCGGAAGGCGGCGGCGCAGTCCTCGCAGTAACACCGGACCGTCTCGTGACAGCCGTACTCGTTGTCGGTCTGCCAGCCCGCGACGTGGGGGTGGTCGGCGTACCGCTCGGTGACCCTCCGGACGATGCGCTCGGTCTCCTCGCGGTAGGTCGGGGAGTTGAAGCAGGTGAACCGCCGGCTCCCCCACTCGCGGGGGGTCCCGTCGGGGTCTTCCTGCCGGATGTCCGGGTGCTCGTCGACGAGCCACTTCGGCGGGGTCGCCGTCGGCGTACACAGGACCGCTTCCATCCCGTGGTCGCCGACGAGGTCGACGGCCTCGTCCAGCCACGCGAAGTCGAACGCGCCGCGCTCGGGCTCGAGGCGGCCCCACGAGAACTCAGCCATCCGGACGTACTCCAGGCCCGCGTCGGCCATCTGGGCCACGTCGCGCTCCCAGCGCTCGCTGGGCCAGTGCTCGGGGAAGTAACAGACTCCGATGCTCATACCCCGTCGGGCGTCGCCCCGGGACATACGTCTTCCCCCAAAGAGCTATCCGGGACCCCGCTGGCAACGCGGGTATGGTCACGGTCACTGCCGGCGGAACGACGGTCCAGTTCGACCCCGGATCGGTTCGCCTCTCGATCGCAGAGACGGACGCCCCGGACGACGACGCGCTGCTTTCGGGGCGGGTCACGGCGACGCTGGGCGACCGGTCGTTCCCGGTCCCCGACGCGGGCTGGACGGTCGAGCGGGACGGCAGCGGCGCGACGATCAGCTACGACGACGACGCGGCGACCCGACTGGTCCTCACGGCGGCCGACGAAGCCGTCGGAATCCGGCTGCACCTCCGGAACGACACCGGCGACCCCGCGGCGCTGGAGCGGCTCTGTCCCCTGGACGCCGACGGCGTGGCGTTCGACGCCGACGCCCGGATCTACCGGCACGGCTACCAGTCCTGGACTCCGACCGGAGCGCTGCCGGTCGACGAGACCTTCCCCGCCGAGCCGCCGGAGAACGTCCCGATGATGACCGATCTGTCCGCCCCCGACCGGACGAGCCACGGGCTGGTCGGGCTGGCCGACGGCGACCGCGCGCTGACGCTTGGCTTCCTCGACCACGGGAGCTACGTCGCCCGCTTCGACGACGCGGTCGGCGACGACGGGATCGAGCGCCTGACCGCGGTGTGTCCGGGCGACGGCGTGACGGTCGAGTCGGGCGAGTCCGCCGCTGCGGCCACCCTCAGAGTCGACGCCAGCCGCCCGGTCGACGCGGGGGTTGCGGCGCTGGCCGACGGCGTCGCCGAGCGGATGGGGGCACGCGCCGGCGAGTGGACGCCGACGGGCTGGTGCTCCTGGTACCACTACTTCACCGACGTGACGGCCGACGACATGCGCGAGGCCGTCGCCGACGTGGCCGCGTGGGACCCGCCGATCGACGTGGTCCAGCTGGACGACGGCTACCAGGTCGCCTTCGGCGACTGGCGCACGCTGGCCGAGGGGTTCGACGAGATGCCGGCGCTGACAGACGACATCGAGGGGGCGGGGTACACCCCGGGCCTGTGGCTCGCGCCCTTCTTCGTCCAGGCGGACGCCGCCCTCGTCGACGACCACCCGGAGTGGTTCGTCACCGACGCCGACGGGGCGTTCGTGAGCGCGGGCGAGCGCCACGGCGAGATGTACGGCCTCGACTGTACCCACCCGGGGGTCGAGGCGTGGCTGACCGACACCTTCGAGACGATCGTCGACGACTGGGGGTTCGACTACCTGAAGCTGGACTTCCTCTACGCCGGGGCGCTCCCCGGCCAGCGCCACGACGACGTGACCCGCGCCGAGGCCTACCAGCGCGGGCTGAAGACGATCCGACAGGCGGTCGGCCGGGACACCTTCCTGCTGGGCTGTGGCGCACCGCAGGCACAGAGCGTCGGGCTCGTCGACGCGATGCGGGTCGGCCCCGACACCGCCCCGCACTGGCGCGACCCCGACGGGATCGCCAGCGAGCCCGCCCACGAGAACGCGCTCCGGAACGTCCTGAACCGCCAGTTCGCCCACGACCGGTGGTGGGTGAACGACCCCGACTGCCAGCTGCTGCGCCCGGGGACCGACCTCACGGACGCCGAGCGGCGCACCCTCGCTGCCGTCGTGGCGCTGACCGGCGGGTCGAACGTCCTCAGCGACCGCGTGGCCGCCATCGACGAGCCCGGACGGACCCTCTTCGAGCGGTCGCTCCCGCCCGTCGACGGCGGCACGGTCGAGGGCGTCGGCGACCGGACCTTCCCCGAGCGGGTCGAATGTGAGCGCCCCGCCGACGGCGGCCGCGCGGTGGCACTGGTCAACTGGGCCGACGAGCCACGCACCCGATCCCTCTCGCTCGCGGCCGACGAGCGGGGCTGGGACGCGTGGGACGGGGAACCCATCCCGGCGGGTGGGACCGCCGAGCGCGAGGTGCCCACCCACGGCTGTCTGCTCGCCCACGTCGCGCCCGCCCGCGCCCGACCCCACCTGCTTGGGACGGCCCACCTGGCCGGCCTCGGGGACCGCGTCGAGCGAGTCGCGTGGGACGACGACGCCGACGAACTGACCGTCGCCGTCGACGCCGAGCGGCCACAGGAGGTCGTGGTGGCGCTCCCCGACGGATGGACCCACGCCGACGCCGACGGAGCGGTCGAGACACTCCGGACGACCGTCGATGGAACCGCGACCGTCGCGTTCGACCGCGCCTGAGCGGAAATCCCACAGTTTTACCGTCGCCGCCGAGTGGGTGCCGGTATGACCGACACGGACGGGTCGAACGTGCTGTTCGTCGTCCTGGACACGGTCCGGAAGGACCGCCTGTCCGTCTACGACCCCGACCGCGAGACCACGCCCCACCTCGCCGAGTTCGCCGAGGAGGCCGCCGTCTTCGAGCAGGCCGTCGCCCCGGCCCCGTGGACGCTGCCGGTCCACGCCTCGCTGTTCACCGGTCTCTACCCCAGCGAGCACGGGGCCACACAGGAGGACCCCTACCTGGAGGGGGCCACGACCCTGGCGGAGTCGCTCTCGGCGGCGGGCTACGACACCGCCTGCTACTCCTCGAACGCCTGGATCACGAGCTACACCAACCTCACCGCCGGGTTCGACCACCACGACAACTTCTTCCAGATCATGCCCAGCGAACTCCTCTCGGGGCCGCTGGCGACCCTCTGGAAGACGATGAACGACAACGACACCCTCCGTGGCGTCGCCGACCGACTCGTCCAGGTCGGCAACAAGGTCCACGAACACCTCGCGGAGGGCGGCGGCGGGGACACCAAGACGCCCCAGGTCGTCGACGAGACCATCGACTTCGTGGACGACTCCGAGGACTTCTTCGCCTTCATCAACCTCATGGACGCCCACCTCCCGTACCACCCGCCCGAGGAGTACGCCGAGCGGTTCGCGCCGGGCGTCGACTCCACGGATGTCTGTCAGAACTCCAAGGAGTACAACTGCGGTGCCCGGGACATCGACGACGAGGAGTGGGCCGACATCCGGAGGCTGTACGACGCCGAGCTGGCCCACATCGACGACCAGCTCGACCGCCTGTTCTCCCATCTCAAGGAGACCGGCCGCTGGGAGGAGACGACGGTCGTCGTCTGTGCCGACCACGGCGAGCTGTTCGGCGAGCACGGGCTGTACGGCCACGAGTTCGGCATCTACGACCCGCTGGTGAACGTCCCGCTGATGGTCAAACACCCCGAGATCGACGCCGACCGCGACGAGGAGACGGTCGTCGAACTCGTCGACCTCTACCACACGGTGCTGGACGCCGCCGGGGCCGAGGGCCGCGGGAAGCCCCTGGAGTCGGCCCGCTCGCTGCTGTCGGCCGACTACCGCGAGTTCGCCGACGAGGTCGGCGGCCGCCCGCGGGGCGAGGTCGGCTTCGTCGAGTACCACCAGCCCGTCGTCGAGCTGCGACAGCTGGAGGGGAAGGCAAGCGCCGCCGGCATCAAGCTGGACGAGCAGTCCCGCTTCTACTCGCGGATGGGCGCGGCCCGGACCGCCGGCGAGAAGTACATCCACTGCACCCGTATCCCCGACGAGGCCTACGACGTGGCGAGCGACCCCGGCGAGACGGAGAACCTCGTCGGTACCGACGCCGAGCCCGAGGCGCTGGAGGCCGCGCTGTGGGACTTCGTGGACGCGGTCGACGCCGAGTGGCCCGACGAGGCCGACGGGGCCGACGGCGAGGTGCTGGACGAGATGGACGACGAGACCAAGGATCGACTGCAGGACCTGGGCTACATCGACTAGCGTGACAGACGACACCGGCGGGCTGGAACTCATCGACAGGAAGACCCTGGCGCAGATAGGGCTGGGTTTCGGCGTCGCCGCCGTCGTCCTCTACCTGCTGGTGGACTTCGTCGGGACGGCCGACGTGGTGTCGGGCCTTCGCTCGGCGGACCTCGGCTGGCTCGCGCTGGGCTGTCTGTCGACGGCGCTGTGTCTGACGATGTGGGGGAAGGCCTGGCAGGTGGTGCTGCGGGTGGCCGGCATCGAGGAGTCGTTCACGCGCCTCGTGGTCACCTACTACGCGGCCACCTTCGCCAACTACGTGACGCCGCTGGGCCAGGCCGGCGGCGAGCCGTTCATCGCCTACGTCCTCTCGCGGGACACCGAGGCCAGCTACGAGGACAGCCTCGCCAGCGTCGTCACCGCGGACCTGCTCAACCTCTTCCCCTTCGTCACCTTCGCCGGCGTCGGCTTCGCCGCGCTCCTCTATCAGAGCACGCTCCCGGAGGCCGTCGAGCCGCTGGCCGGCGGGCTGGTGGTGCTGTCGGTCGGCGTCCCGATCGCCGCCGTCGCGGGCTGGCGGTTCCGCAAGCGTATCGGCCGGACCGTCCTCCGGGCGTCGGCACCGATCGCCCGGCGGACCCCGCGGGTGACGCTGTCGGGCCTGCGCGAGCGCCTGCGGGAGGTCGAGAGCGCGTTCCAGCGCATCGCCCGCGACCGCCGGGAGCTGGTGAAGGCGCTGTCGTTCTCCTACGTCGGCTGGGTGTTCTTCGCCGCGCCGCTGTACGCCGTCGCACAGGCGATCAGCAACGAGATCGCGCTGCTGCTCGTGTTCTTCATCGTCCCGGCGTCGACGCTGGCCGGGCTCGTCCCCTCGCCCGGCGGTTCCGGGGCGGTCGAGGCCGCGCTCGTCGTCCTCGTGGTGGCGCTGACGGCCCTGGGGACGACCGAGGCGACTGTCGTGGCGCTCCTCTATCGGGTGGCGAGCTACTGGTTCGCGCTGGTGCTGGGCGGCGTGGCGGCGGTGTGGGTCATCCTCCGGAACTGACGCCGCGCTCCCACGCCCGCACCAGCCGCGCCAGCGTCTCGTTGACCGGCACGGGGGACTCGGCGGCGTCGGCGACGTAGCCGTTGATGGCGTCGACCTCGGTCCGCCGCCCGTCCGCGACGTCCTGGAGCATCGACGAGCGGTTGGCGGCGGTGTCGGCGACGACGGACTCGACCAGTGCGACCGCGCGCTCGTCGGCGAGGTCGACACCGCGTTCGCGGGCGACGCGGGCCGTCTCGCGGGCGGCGTCGTGAGCCACCTCGCGGGCGGGGCCGTCGGCCAGCGCGCCGTTCTCGACGCGGGCCAGCGCCGTCGTCGCGTTGACCGCCGCGTTGACCGCGAGTTTGCCCCAGAGCCGCGTCGGCATGTCCTCGGCGACCGTCGTCACGACGCCGGCCGCGTCGAGGGCCGCGCCCACCCGCTCGGCGACCTGCGAGGGGCCGCCCTCGCTCGCGCCCAGGGCCACCTCCCCGCGGCCGGTGTAGGCCACCGTCCCCGGTTCGGTCAGGCGCGCGCCGTAGGTGCAGGTGCCGGCCAGCACGGGGCAGTCGAGCGCGTCGGCCAGCGTCGCCTCGTTCCCGAGGCCGTTCTGGACCGACAGGCAGGCGTCGAGGGCGCAGTCGGCGAGCGCGGCGGCCGCGCCGGCGGTGTCGTAGCTCTTGACCGCGACGAGGGCGAGGTCCGCGGCGTCGGGGACCTCGGTGGCGGCCGCGGGCTCGACGCAGAACGACTCGACGCCGGTGACGCGCAGCCCCCGCTCCCGGACCCGACCGACGTGGGGCTCGCGCCCGACGAGCGTCACGTCGTGTTCGCGGGCGAGCAGGCCCCCGAGGAGGCTGCCGAGACTGCCCGCGCCGACGACAGCGATGTCCATACCGGCCGGAGGACCGGGGGAAGGAAAAGCGTTCCAGCGGCGCTGGCAAGGTCGCCGCCACGGCGTCGTGTTCCGGCAGCCGACGCCGGGTCCGGCCGACGGGAGCCGGGACCACCAGCCACAACACCGCCGGCGACGAAGACGGGGTATGGACGAGCCGAACTCCGAGACCGAGCGGGTGGCCGACGCGATCGAGTCCGTCGGCGTCGACCGCCTCGCCGACGCCGTCCTCGACGCCTGGGAGGCGGCGGGGCTGGAGACGGGGACGCCCGACTGGCCCGACGACGAGCCGCGGTTCCGCGTCCGACCGCCCGCGAGCGACGGCGGGGCACGCCTGGACGCCGTCGCGGCCGCGCTGGACGCGACGCCGCGTTCGCCCGACACCGCGTTCCTCTACCTCGCGGTCGGTCGCCGCTCGGACCTCGGGCGGGACCGGGCCGCGCTGGAGGACCTGGCCCGGCACCCGGACGTGACCGTCGACGACGACCACACGGCCGGCACCGTCCCGATGGACGGCGAGACGGTCGCGGCGCTGGTCGACCTCGTCGACGCCGTCGAGTACGCGCTCGTCCGGGACGGCGACGGTACCGCGGTCGTCGAGTGGCGCGACGAGACGGTCAGGGTCGCGCTGCCCGCGGCCGCCGCCGACGCGATGCGCGCGGAACTGCCCGACGCGCTCGCCGCCCGCGTCGAGCGGGAGGATCAGTCCTCGGTCCAGTAGTAGATCTCTTCCTTGGGCGCGCCACAGGAGGGGCACGTCTCGGGGATGTCCTCGTCGATCTGCCCCATCTCGCCACACTCCCAGCAGCGCCACATCAGCTCGGCCTCGCCGGCCTCGCCGGTCGACCGGTGTTCGTCGGACAGCGACTCGATGCCGCCCTCGACCGTCACGTAGAAGCCGTGCTGGTCGAACCCGCGGATCGATCCCAGCTCGTTGCCGTCCTCGTCGTACACGGGCTTGCCGAACGACAGGTCCTCGTCCTCGGCGCTGGCGAACATATCAGTCATACACAGGTATTGACGGCGCGAGGTGTGATAAAGACTAGCGCGAGAAGAGGCTGTTGTGGACGGGCGCGAAGTCGGTCGACGCCGACTCGTCGTCGGCCGCGGTGTCGGAGACGGCGCTGCCGTCCAGTCCCACCTCGAGGAAGTCCGACAGCGGCGGCCCGACGCTGTCGGGCTCCACGAGGAAGGCGTCGTGGCCGTAGTCGGAGTCGACGACGTGGTGGGCCACGTCGGTGCCGGTCTCCCGCAGGGCGTCGGCCAGCGCCTCGGACTGCTGGGTGGTGAAGTGCCAGTCGCCGGTGAAAGACATCACCAGCGCCTCGCCGTCGAAGGCCGCCAGTGCGTCGGCGTCGTCCTCGAACCCCGAAGAGAGGTCGTAGTTGTCCATCGCCCGGGTGAGGTAGAGGTAGCTGTTGGCGTCGAACCGCTCGACGAACTTCGAGGCGTTGTAGTCGAGGTACGACTCCACGTCGCGGTAGGGGAAGAAGCGCCCGGCGGCGTCGGTGGGGAACGCTCGCTCGGCCTCGCGTGTCGCGGCCCGGCGGCCGAAGCGGCGCTCCATACTCGCCTTCGAGAAGTACATGACGTGGCCGATCTGCCGGGCGAGCGCGAGCCCCTCGTCCGGATGGTCTCCGTCGTAGTAGCGCCCGCCCTGCCAGTTCTCGTCGGTCGTGATCGCGCGGCGGGCGATACCGTCCAGCGCGAGACACTGCGGGTCCAGCCGGGCGGCGGCGGCGATGGGGATGAGCTTCTCGACGTGGTCGGGGTGGCGTTTCCCCCACTCCAGGACGTTCATCCCGCCGACGCTGCCGCCGACGACGGCGTAGAGGTGCGGGACGCCGAGTTCGTCGAGCAGGCGACGCTGGGCCTCCGTCCAGTCGGCGACGGTCACCGGCGGGAAGTCGGGGCCGTAGGGCTCGCCGGTCTCGGGGTTCGTGCTGGCGGGACCGGAGGAACCGTAACAGGAGCCGGGGACGTTGACACAGACGACGAAGTACTCCTTGGTGTCGATGGCCTTCCCCGGGCCGACGATGTCGTCCCACCAGGCGTAGGCCTGGTCGCCCTCCTCGAAGCGGCCGCGGGCGGCGACGTGGGCGCTG from Haloarcula litorea encodes:
- a CDS encoding DUF7130 family rubredoxin-like protein; translated protein: MTDMFASAEDEDLSFGKPVYDEDGNELGSIRGFDQHGFYVTVEGGIESLSDEHRSTGEAGEAELMWRCWECGEMGQIDEDIPETCPSCGAPKEEIYYWTED
- the metX gene encoding homoserine O-acetyltransferase MetX; the protein is MSVESATLSVGEFEFQCGETIEDLELAYETYGEFEGDNAVLVCHALTGSAHVAARGRFEEGDQAYAWWDDIVGPGKAIDTKEYFVVCVNVPGSCYGSSGPASTNPETGEPYGPDFPPVTVADWTEAQRRLLDELGVPHLYAVVGGSVGGMNVLEWGKRHPDHVEKLIPIAAAARLDPQCLALDGIARRAITTDENWQGGRYYDGDHPDEGLALARQIGHVMYFSKASMERRFGRRAATREAERAFPTDAAGRFFPYRDVESYLDYNASKFVERFDANSYLYLTRAMDNYDLSSGFEDDADALAAFDGEALVMSFTGDWHFTTQQSEALADALRETGTDVAHHVVDSDYGHDAFLVEPDSVGPPLSDFLEVGLDGSAVSDTAADDESASTDFAPVHNSLFSR
- a CDS encoding sulfatase-like hydrolase/transferase, which produces MTDTDGSNVLFVVLDTVRKDRLSVYDPDRETTPHLAEFAEEAAVFEQAVAPAPWTLPVHASLFTGLYPSEHGATQEDPYLEGATTLAESLSAAGYDTACYSSNAWITSYTNLTAGFDHHDNFFQIMPSELLSGPLATLWKTMNDNDTLRGVADRLVQVGNKVHEHLAEGGGGDTKTPQVVDETIDFVDDSEDFFAFINLMDAHLPYHPPEEYAERFAPGVDSTDVCQNSKEYNCGARDIDDEEWADIRRLYDAELAHIDDQLDRLFSHLKETGRWEETTVVVCADHGELFGEHGLYGHEFGIYDPLVNVPLMVKHPEIDADRDEETVVELVDLYHTVLDAAGAEGRGKPLESARSLLSADYREFADEVGGRPRGEVGFVEYHQPVVELRQLEGKASAAGIKLDEQSRFYSRMGAARTAGEKYIHCTRIPDEAYDVASDPGETENLVGTDAEPEALEAALWDFVDAVDAEWPDEADGADGEVLDEMDDETKDRLQDLGYID
- a CDS encoding lysylphosphatidylglycerol synthase transmembrane domain-containing protein, which translates into the protein MTDDTGGLELIDRKTLAQIGLGFGVAAVVLYLLVDFVGTADVVSGLRSADLGWLALGCLSTALCLTMWGKAWQVVLRVAGIEESFTRLVVTYYAATFANYVTPLGQAGGEPFIAYVLSRDTEASYEDSLASVVTADLLNLFPFVTFAGVGFAALLYQSTLPEAVEPLAGGLVVLSVGVPIAAVAGWRFRKRIGRTVLRASAPIARRTPRVTLSGLRERLREVESAFQRIARDRRELVKALSFSYVGWVFFAAPLYAVAQAISNEIALLLVFFIVPASTLAGLVPSPGGSGAVEAALVVLVVALTALGTTEATVVALLYRVASYWFALVLGGVAAVWVILRN
- a CDS encoding glycoside hydrolase family 36 protein; this encodes MVTVTAGGTTVQFDPGSVRLSIAETDAPDDDALLSGRVTATLGDRSFPVPDAGWTVERDGSGATISYDDDAATRLVLTAADEAVGIRLHLRNDTGDPAALERLCPLDADGVAFDADARIYRHGYQSWTPTGALPVDETFPAEPPENVPMMTDLSAPDRTSHGLVGLADGDRALTLGFLDHGSYVARFDDAVGDDGIERLTAVCPGDGVTVESGESAAAATLRVDASRPVDAGVAALADGVAERMGARAGEWTPTGWCSWYHYFTDVTADDMREAVADVAAWDPPIDVVQLDDGYQVAFGDWRTLAEGFDEMPALTDDIEGAGYTPGLWLAPFFVQADAALVDDHPEWFVTDADGAFVSAGERHGEMYGLDCTHPGVEAWLTDTFETIVDDWGFDYLKLDFLYAGALPGQRHDDVTRAEAYQRGLKTIRQAVGRDTFLLGCGAPQAQSVGLVDAMRVGPDTAPHWRDPDGIASEPAHENALRNVLNRQFAHDRWWVNDPDCQLLRPGTDLTDAERRTLAAVVALTGGSNVLSDRVAAIDEPGRTLFERSLPPVDGGTVEGVGDRTFPERVECERPADGGRAVALVNWADEPRTRSLSLAADERGWDAWDGEPIPAGGTAEREVPTHGCLLAHVAPARARPHLLGTAHLAGLGDRVERVAWDDDADELTVAVDAERPQEVVVALPDGWTHADADGAVETLRTTVDGTATVAFDRA
- a CDS encoding beta-galactosidase; translation: MSIGVCYFPEHWPSERWERDVAQMADAGLEYVRMAEFSWGRLEPERGAFDFAWLDEAVDLVGDHGMEAVLCTPTATPPKWLVDEHPDIRQEDPDGTPREWGSRRFTCFNSPTYREETERIVRRVTERYADHPHVAGWQTDNEYGCHETVRCYCEDCAAAFREWLEAKYGDVASLNEAWGTTFWSQQYDSFAAVDPPGPTPAEHHPSRLLDYYRFSNDSVVEYNRLHADLIRAANDDWSVTHNFMGDFASLDAYSLSDDLDFLGWDSYPTGFVQDRRPGEASQDELRAGDPDEVGMNHDLYRGAKRAPFWVLEQQPGDVNWPPQAPQPGEGAMRLWAHHAVAHGADAVLYFRWRRCRQGQEQYHAGLRKQDGSPDRGYRDAGRAAEELFDLAPVEAPVALLHDYESLWATEVQPHSPDWHYWSHLRTYYAALRARGVQVDVVDPDTDLDGYAAAVAPTLYLADDELATHLESYVDDGGHLLLGARTGEKDPHNKLHGSLAPGPLADLAGLRVAQHETVPESTPTELRYGDERYGYRTWAGWLDTDDAAPVGEYTTAVADGHTAVARADRGDGSVTTCGCWPGGDLADALATDLLDAAGVATTNRLPEGVRVARRDGYTWVTNFTDEPRTVDAPDAAEWVVGDASVDGYDAAVVDAPPEALTVLPVDA
- a CDS encoding ketopantoate reductase family protein, with the protein product MDIAVVGAGSLGSLLGGLLAREHDVTLVGREPHVGRVRERGLRVTGVESFCVEPAAATEVPDAADLALVAVKSYDTAGAAAALADCALDACLSVQNGLGNEATLADALDCPVLAGTCTYGARLTEPGTVAYTGRGEVALGASEGGPSQVAERVGAALDAAGVVTTVAEDMPTRLWGKLAVNAAVNATTALARVENGALADGPAREVAHDAARETARVARERGVDLADERAVALVESVVADTAANRSSMLQDVADGRRTEVDAINGYVADAAESPVPVNETLARLVRAWERGVSSGG